Below is a genomic region from Rhinolophus sinicus isolate RSC01 linkage group LG11, ASM3656204v1, whole genome shotgun sequence.
TGAGAGGAGGACCCAGGAGAAAACGCACGTTGGGGTGAGGATAGGTAGAACTCGGTTGGGGGCGTTGCTTAAGCAGCTTGGAGCCAGAGCGGTTGTGACCTGGagtcaaagtttcttttttataggGGAGGTACGTCAGTGGTACAGAGGTGGTAGGGACACTTTGCCCAATAAGTGGCGATTTTAACTTTTCTCTCGTCTGCCGCTCCCAGTTGCCGctccagatgctgctgctgccccCGCGGCCACCCCACCCTCGGTCCTCCTCTCCGGAGGCCATGGACCCACCGCCCCCCAAGGCTCCCCCTTTCCCCAAGACGGAAGGCCCTTCCTCCACTCCTTCAGCGGCGGGGCCACGACCCCCGCGGCTGGGCCGCCACCTGCTCATCGATGCCAACGGAGTCCCCTACACGTACACGGTGCAGCTGGAGGAGGAGCCCCGGGGCCCGCCCCAGCGCGAGGCACCCCCAGGAGAGCCCGGCCCCCGCAAGGGCTACAGCTGCCCGGAGTGCGCCCGTGTATTTGCCAGCCCTTTGCGGCTGCAGAGCCACCGCGTGTCGCACTCGGACCTCAAGCCCTTCACGTGCGGTGCCTGCGGCAAGGCCTTCAAGCGCTCCAGCCACCTGTCCCGGCATCGCGCCACGCACCGCGCCCGTGCTGGCCCGCCACACACCTGCCCCCTCTGCCCACGCCGCTTCCAGGACGCCGCAGAGCTGGCGCAGCACGTGCGCCTCCACTAAGCTCATACCCAGGTCTGGGCCTCCGCGTCAGTCCCACACAGCAGCACTCCCACACACACTCCCTGGCTGTGATGAGGTTACTGCCTTACActgggcctccgtttccccatctaTCCAAAGGGAGAAACGtcattccttccctctccctaGTTGTGTGATGTAGACCACGTCTTTGTCCCTCCCTGGGTCTGGGAGCCAGTCGGAACTGGGTTCCGGCCCAGCTGTGCTGTGTGAGCCTTTGCAAGTGACTTAAACTTTCTGAGCCCTGGTTTTCTGCTCTGAAGTGAACGGTTGTCTGCGTGGAAGATTTGACAAGAGAATACAGGCACGGTCTGGTTCCTTTCTGTATCTTACCCTGTTCCACCCAATCCTCTCACCCTTTACTCAATAAACATTCCGCACTCCACTTCAGGGCTCTTATTTGCGAATtggcgggggtgggtgggtgggaccAGTCAGCAGGGTTGGCGATAGAGACCGGACTATAAGCACCTGGGAACCTTCATCGCAGTGTGTGTTTCTGTCCGGAGCGGTTTCCCGAAAGCCCAggcgccccaccccccaccttcctcccctaGACCCTCTTCTCAGTCCCGGTCCGCTGTCTCTTTACCGGCGTCGCCAGCTCCTGGGGGACCTCCAAAGCCCCGCgcgtcgccgccgccgcctgccACCAGGGGGTAGCCCACGGCCTTTCCGAAGTCGCCCGGACCCGAGAGACTGTTGCACTGGGTACGGGGGCCGGGAGGCGGGCGACGGCCgcggagggggcggggccgggcgtGCGGGATCTGCGCGCCGGGCGGGAAGGGCGGCCCCGCGGGCTCCCAGCGGTCTCTGCCCACAACTCGCGTAGAGGCTCGGAGGCCGGGCCACGGGTGGACCCCTGGGGAGCGCTAGGGCCTAGAAAGATCTGGGGGTGGATGGGCGTGGACTAGAACCTGGAGGTAGCCGGCCAGGGAAGTGGCAGAGGTGTACAGGGAGGTGGCCAGCGCGGGTTGGTACCGGGGGTCCTAACGTGGCAGCCCGTATGAGAAGGCTTGGGTGTGTATAGCGGGGTACATAGGCTTCTGGGTGCAGTGTGTAAGGTCAGGAGCAGTAGTGTAAAGTCTGGAGATCTGTTGGGTGGGGTCTCTAGACGTCCTGCGGGGTGGCCAGAGGGGCTCCCAGTGACCTGAGGAGGGCACAAAGGGTTAAGACAGATCGAGGTCCTGGTTGTGTTTAGCCGTGCAGAGATCCTGTGCCTACAGTGGATGGTGGAACAGAGGATAGGAGGGGTTTCCCGAGGGAGACCTTAGGAACTTTACAGATACAATAGTCAAGAGGCCAGGGCACCAAGACTGGAGGAGAGATGGAGGATGAGGGATACAAAAGTTTTGGGCAGGGTCCACAGAAGGGAAGGAATAGAGCAGTGGGGCCAGGCTTCCCTCCTGAGTGTAACCTCCCCCTCTCTCCCATCCATCAGGCCTCAGCCACCCTCCGGATGCTGTTGCTGCCGCCCCCTTGCCCCCAGCCCCTCGTGCTGCCCTCCGCTGAGGCCATGGAGGCCCCTCCCCCTCGGACAGGCCGGTCCCCAGAACCCGGACCTTCCTCCTCCACAGGATCTCCCCAGACCTCGTCCCCTTCGAGACCCAACCATTACCTGCTCATTGACACCCAGGGTGTCCCGTACACCGTGCTGGTGGACGAGGAGACTCAGAGGCAGTCCGGGGCCGATGGGGCTTCACctcagaaaaagtgctacagctGTCCCGTGTGCTCTCGGGTCTTCGAGTACATGTCGTACCTCCAGCGACACAGCATCACCCACTCGGAGGTGAAGCCCTTCGAGTGTGACACCTGCGGGAAGGCATTCAAGCGGGCTAGTCACCTGGCGCGGCACCACTCCATTCACCGGGCTGGCGGTGGGCGGCCACATGGCTGCCCACTCTGCCCTCGTCGCTTCCGCGAGGCGGGTGAGCTGGCCCAGCACAGCCGGGTCCACTCAGGGGAGCGACCGTTTCAGTGCCCGCACTGTCCCCGCCGGTTTATGGAGCAGAACACGCTGCAGAAGCACACTCGGTGGAAGCATCCGTGAGCAGGGTACCTCAGGTACCATGGGATCTGAGGGAGCCTGGACTCCTGTTGTCCCCCGACACCCCGTGAGCACCTGAGGCTGGGTTGTGGGGCCCAGACACAAACACAGACCCACCTCTTGTGGAGGCTGAGCCCTGCTGAAGCAGGAGCTCAAAAATAACCTTCAGGTCCCTGTGTTTTGGAGATAAGATGGGAACAAGATCTCACATTCAGAGTGGAGTCCTCTAGCCTCAGGACATCAGCTATTCCACGACTGAGCcctgactggggtgggggtgtggagcACTAGGTGTGCAAATTCTCTGGCCTGAAAACGGGGTTGGGGGCCACCAAGAACTGGCACCATCTTCCTGAGGCTTCCATGCTGATGTTGGGGGCAGGGTCCTCAGACCTGCCTCCCACTTCCCAGCCACAGCCAGACACTGGATACCCAATAAACCCGTTTTTCACTTTGAGCACTGGAAGCTGGTTTTGGGGGACAGCTGCTTGTTCCACCTGCTGCCTAACGGGGAGACTGAACAAGTGCCTGGCCCAGTGGGCCTTGGCTTGCCTGGCTGGGGACAGGGAAAGCTGGCCATCTGAACTGGGGCTAGTTCTAGCTTGGGTCCTCAGGACCTGTGTCATCTAGAcagttttcaaatgtctttttcaaGCCACGATCCAttgtaagaaacacattttatatgGCAACCCATTGTACAGATATGCCAAATATATGTGACATAACAAATCATCTTTGCCGTGTGCAGGTCActctgatatatattttttttattttagcaaacatGCCACAGAGAGATCTGTGACATTTATTTGAAAGGGTGTGTGATAGAATACT
It encodes:
- the ZNF580 gene encoding zinc finger protein 580, whose protein sequence is MLLLPPRPPHPRSSSPEAMDPPPPKAPPFPKTEGPSSTPSAAGPRPPRLGRHLLIDANGVPYTYTVQLEEEPRGPPQREAPPGEPGPRKGYSCPECARVFASPLRLQSHRVSHSDLKPFTCGACGKAFKRSSHLSRHRATHRARAGPPHTCPLCPRRFQDAAELAQHVRLH
- the ZNF581 gene encoding zinc finger protein 581; protein product: MLLLPPPCPQPLVLPSAEAMEAPPPRTGRSPEPGPSSSTGSPQTSSPSRPNHYLLIDTQGVPYTVLVDEETQRQSGADGASPQKKCYSCPVCSRVFEYMSYLQRHSITHSEVKPFECDTCGKAFKRASHLARHHSIHRAGGGRPHGCPLCPRRFREAGELAQHSRVHSGERPFQCPHCPRRFMEQNTLQKHTRWKHP